In the genome of Streptomyces sp. NBC_00190, one region contains:
- a CDS encoding HNH endonuclease yields the protein MRDTLVLNASFEPLSTVTLNRAVVLVLQDKAVVEQSHPELRVRAATMELPMPRVIRLCRYVRVPFRRHAPWSRRGVLVRDQHRCAYCGKRATTVDHVLPRAQGGGDTWLNTVASCAEDNHRKAARTPEEAGMPLLRKPFVPSPADAMLLALGVAGQDALPEWLERSA from the coding sequence ATGCGGGACACGCTGGTACTGAATGCGAGCTTCGAGCCGCTGTCGACGGTGACGCTGAACCGGGCTGTGGTCCTGGTGCTCCAGGACAAGGCCGTGGTCGAACAGTCGCATCCCGAGTTGCGCGTGCGCGCGGCCACCATGGAGCTTCCGATGCCGCGGGTGATCAGGCTCTGCAGGTATGTCCGGGTGCCCTTCCGAAGACATGCTCCCTGGTCGCGGAGGGGGGTGTTGGTCCGGGACCAACACCGGTGCGCCTACTGCGGGAAGCGCGCGACGACCGTGGACCACGTGCTGCCCAGGGCCCAGGGGGGCGGGGACACCTGGCTGAACACGGTGGCCTCCTGCGCCGAGGACAACCACCGCAAAGCGGCCCGGACTCCGGAGGAGGCGGGGATGCCGCTCCTCCGGAAGCCCTTCGTGCCGTCTCCTGCGGACGCCATGCTGCTCGCCCTCGGGGTGGCCGGGCAGGATGCGCTGCCGGAGTGGCTGGAGCGCTCCGCCTAG
- a CDS encoding sulfite exporter TauE/SafE family protein, whose product MSIWESLAVFAAGIGAGTINTIVGSGTLITFPVLLATGLPPVTANVSNTLGLVPGSISGAIGYRKELQGQRARIVRLGAVSLVGGLAGAVLLLTLPSDSFDTIVPVLIGLALVLVVLQPRLAAALRRRQEAAGGDTGHPDGGPVLLSGMLLASAYGGYFGAAQGVLYLGLMGLLLREDMQRINAVKNVIAALVNGIAAVVFLFVAEFDWTAVALIAVGSTIGGQIGAKVGRRLPPTALRAVIVTVGVIAIVQLLVR is encoded by the coding sequence ATGTCCATCTGGGAATCACTCGCGGTCTTCGCCGCCGGCATCGGCGCGGGCACCATCAACACCATCGTCGGCTCCGGCACCCTGATCACCTTCCCGGTGCTGCTCGCCACCGGCCTGCCGCCGGTCACCGCCAACGTGTCCAACACCCTCGGCCTGGTGCCCGGTTCGATCAGCGGCGCCATCGGCTACCGCAAGGAGCTCCAGGGCCAGCGCGCCCGCATCGTGCGGCTCGGCGCCGTGTCCCTCGTCGGCGGACTCGCGGGCGCCGTCCTGCTCCTCACCCTGCCGTCCGATTCCTTCGACACGATCGTGCCCGTCCTCATCGGACTCGCCCTCGTGCTCGTCGTCCTCCAGCCCCGGCTCGCCGCCGCCCTGCGCCGGCGCCAGGAGGCCGCGGGAGGCGACACCGGCCACCCCGACGGCGGACCCGTGCTGTTGTCCGGGATGCTGCTGGCCAGCGCGTACGGAGGCTACTTCGGGGCCGCCCAGGGCGTGCTCTACCTCGGCCTGATGGGCCTGTTGCTCCGCGAGGACATGCAACGGATCAACGCCGTGAAGAACGTCATCGCCGCCCTGGTGAACGGCATCGCGGCCGTCGTCTTCCTCTTCGTCGCAGAATTCGACTGGACGGCCGTCGCCCTCATCGCCGTCGGCTCCACGATAGGCGGCCAGATCGGCGCCAAGGTCGGCCGACGCCTCCCGCCGACCGCCCTGCGCGCGGTCATCGTCACGGTCGGCGTCATCGCCATCGTCCAGCTGCTGGTCCGCTGA
- a CDS encoding SPFH domain-containing protein: MSEIIIVLIILVALVFIALVKTIQVIPQASAAIVERFGRYTRTLNAGLNIVVPFIDSIRNRIDLREQVVPFPPQPVITQDNLVVNIDTVIYYQVTDARAATYEVASYIQAIEQLTVTTLRNIIGGMDLERTLTSREEINAALRGVLDEATGKWGIRVNRVELKAIEPPTSIQDSMEKQMRADRDKRASILQAEGVRQSEILRAEGEKQSSILRAEGEAKAAALRAEGEAQAIRTVFESIHAGDADQKLLAYQYLQMLPKIAEGDANKLWIVPSEIGDALKGLSGAMGNFGPMGSGSGFNPQNSGKDGGGIPAARDKDAADRREQPPID, encoded by the coding sequence ATGTCAGAGATCATCATCGTCCTGATCATTCTGGTGGCTTTGGTCTTCATCGCACTGGTCAAGACGATCCAGGTGATCCCACAGGCCAGCGCCGCCATCGTCGAGCGCTTCGGCCGCTACACGCGCACGCTCAACGCGGGCCTCAACATCGTCGTCCCGTTCATCGACTCCATCCGCAACCGCATCGACCTGCGCGAACAGGTCGTGCCGTTCCCGCCGCAGCCGGTCATCACCCAGGACAACCTGGTCGTCAACATCGACACGGTCATCTACTACCAGGTGACCGACGCCCGCGCTGCGACGTACGAAGTCGCCAGCTACATCCAGGCCATCGAGCAGCTCACCGTCACCACGCTGCGCAACATCATCGGCGGCATGGACCTGGAGCGGACCCTGACCTCCCGCGAGGAGATCAACGCGGCCCTGCGCGGCGTCCTCGACGAGGCCACCGGCAAGTGGGGCATCCGCGTCAACCGCGTCGAGCTCAAGGCCATCGAGCCGCCGACCTCCATCCAGGACTCGATGGAGAAGCAGATGCGCGCCGACCGCGACAAGCGCGCCTCGATCCTCCAGGCCGAAGGCGTCCGCCAGTCCGAGATCCTGCGCGCCGAGGGCGAGAAGCAGTCCTCCATCCTCCGCGCCGAAGGTGAGGCCAAGGCGGCCGCCCTGCGCGCCGAGGGCGAGGCCCAGGCCATCCGTACGGTCTTCGAGTCCATCCACGCGGGAGACGCCGACCAGAAGCTCCTCGCCTACCAGTACCTCCAGATGCTCCCGAAGATCGCCGAAGGCGACGCCAACAAGCTCTGGATCGTGCCGAGCGAGATCGGCGACGCCCTCAAGGGCCTCTCCGGAGCCATGGGCAACTTCGGCCCCATGGGCAGCGGTTCGGGCTTCAACCCGCAGAACTCCGGCAAGGACGGCGGCGGCATTCCCGCAGCCCGCGACAAGGACGCCGCGGACCGCCGCGAACAGCCCCCCATCGACTGA
- a CDS encoding NfeD family protein, which produces MDDIDAWVWWLIGAVGLGIPLVLTAMPEFGMFAVGAVAAAVTAAVGGGVVAQVLVFVTVSVALIAVIRPIANRHRDQRPQHRSGIDALKGRSAVVLERVDGTDGRIKLAGEIWSARTLDADSSFEPGQSVDVVEIDGATAVVM; this is translated from the coding sequence GTGGACGACATCGACGCATGGGTGTGGTGGCTCATAGGGGCGGTCGGACTGGGCATCCCCCTCGTCCTGACGGCGATGCCGGAGTTCGGCATGTTCGCCGTCGGAGCGGTGGCGGCCGCCGTCACGGCGGCCGTCGGCGGGGGAGTGGTGGCCCAGGTCCTGGTCTTCGTGACCGTGTCGGTCGCGCTGATCGCCGTCATCCGGCCGATCGCCAACCGGCACCGCGACCAGCGGCCCCAACACCGCAGCGGCATCGACGCGTTGAAGGGCCGCAGCGCCGTCGTCCTCGAACGCGTCGACGGCACCGACGGCCGCATCAAGCTCGCCGGCGAGATCTGGTCCGCGCGCACCCTCGACGCGGACAGCAGTTTCGAGCCCGGCCAGTCCGTGGACGTCGTGGAGATCGACGGGGCGACCGCCGTCGTCATGTGA
- a CDS encoding ABC transporter ATP-binding protein, whose translation MSDVLELVDVSVVREGRALVDQVSWSVKEGERWVILGPNGAGKTTLLNLASSYLFPTKGAATILGSTLGKVDVFELRPRIGIAGIAMADKLPKRQTVLQTVLTAAYGMTATWQEEYEEVDEQRARAFLDRLGMTEYLDRKFGTLSEGERKRTLIARALMTDPELLLLDEPAAGLDLGGREDLVRRLGRLARDPLAPSMVMVTHHVEEIAPGFTHVLMIRQGKVVTAGPIDLELTSRNLSLCFGLPLVVERNGNDRWTAQGLPLGQ comes from the coding sequence ATGAGCGATGTTCTGGAGCTGGTGGACGTATCCGTGGTCCGCGAGGGCCGGGCTCTGGTGGACCAGGTCTCCTGGTCGGTGAAGGAGGGGGAGCGCTGGGTGATCCTCGGCCCCAACGGTGCCGGCAAGACCACGCTGCTGAACCTCGCCTCCAGCTACCTCTTCCCGACCAAGGGCGCCGCCACCATCCTCGGCAGCACCCTCGGCAAGGTGGACGTCTTCGAGCTGCGCCCCCGCATCGGCATCGCCGGTATCGCGATGGCCGACAAGCTGCCCAAGCGGCAGACCGTCCTGCAGACCGTCCTCACCGCCGCCTACGGCATGACGGCGACCTGGCAGGAGGAGTACGAGGAGGTCGACGAGCAGCGCGCCCGCGCCTTCCTCGACCGCCTCGGCATGACCGAGTACCTCGACCGGAAGTTCGGCACCCTCTCCGAGGGCGAGCGCAAGCGCACGCTGATCGCCCGCGCCCTGATGACCGACCCCGAGCTGCTGCTCCTCGACGAGCCCGCCGCGGGCCTGGACCTGGGCGGCCGCGAGGACCTCGTACGGCGCCTCGGCCGCCTCGCCCGCGACCCGCTCGCGCCCTCCATGGTCATGGTCACGCACCACGTCGAGGAGATCGCCCCCGGCTTCACCCACGTCCTGATGATCCGTCAGGGCAAGGTCGTCACCGCGGGCCCGATCGACCTCGAACTGACCTCCCGCAACCTGTCGCTCTGCTTCGGCCTCCCGCTGGTCGTCGAGCGCAACGGGAACGACCGCTGGACCGCGCAGGGTCTGCCCCTCGGCCAGTAA
- a CDS encoding chaplin, translating into MKNFKKAAAVTMIAGGLLAAGAGVSSAHGGASAEGEALNSPGVASGNLIQAPVHVPVNVVGNTVTVIGLLNPAFGNTGVNA; encoded by the coding sequence GTGAAGAACTTCAAGAAGGCCGCAGCCGTCACCATGATCGCGGGCGGCCTCCTCGCCGCCGGCGCCGGTGTCTCCTCGGCGCACGGCGGTGCGTCCGCGGAGGGCGAGGCCCTGAACTCGCCCGGCGTGGCCTCCGGGAACCTGATCCAGGCCCCGGTGCACGTCCCCGTGAACGTGGTGGGCAACACGGTCACCGTGATCGGCCTGCTCAACCCGGCCTTCGGCAACACGGGTGTGAACGCCTGA
- a CDS encoding response regulator transcription factor → MADTPSRIRVVLVDDHQVVRRGLRTFLEVQDDIEVVGEASDGEEGVARAEELRPDVILMDVKMPGTDGIEALRRLRELANPARVLIVTSFTEQRTVIPALRAGAAGYVYKDIDPDALAGAIRSVHAGHVLLQPEVAVTLLSQEEQSPSAGRPGSLTDREREVLGLIADGRSNREIARALVLSEKTVKTHVSNILMKLDLSDRTQAALWAVRHGLAE, encoded by the coding sequence GTGGCTGACACCCCCAGCCGGATCCGAGTGGTGCTGGTCGACGACCACCAGGTGGTCCGCCGGGGCCTGCGCACCTTCCTGGAGGTCCAGGACGACATCGAGGTGGTCGGAGAGGCCTCCGACGGCGAGGAGGGCGTCGCCCGCGCCGAGGAGCTGCGGCCCGACGTGATCCTCATGGACGTCAAGATGCCGGGCACCGACGGCATCGAGGCGCTGCGCAGGCTCCGCGAGCTGGCGAACCCGGCCCGGGTGCTGATCGTCACCAGCTTCACGGAGCAGCGGACCGTGATCCCCGCCCTGCGGGCCGGCGCCGCGGGATACGTCTACAAGGACATCGATCCCGACGCCCTGGCCGGAGCCATCCGCTCCGTCCACGCCGGCCACGTCCTCCTCCAGCCCGAGGTGGCGGTGACCCTGCTCTCCCAGGAGGAGCAGAGCCCTTCGGCCGGCCGGCCGGGCTCACTGACCGATCGGGAGCGCGAGGTGCTGGGCCTCATCGCGGACGGCCGCTCCAACCGCGAGATCGCCCGCGCGCTCGTCCTCTCCGAGAAGACGGTCAAGACCCACGTCTCGAACATCCTGATGAAGCTGGACCTGTCCGACCGGACGCAGGCCGCGTTGTGGGCGGTCAGGCACGGGCTCGCCGAGTGA
- a CDS encoding GAF domain-containing sensor histidine kinase: protein MYGGPRSGLAAVSTALLAMSRRLEVRDVLRTIVVSARELLDAEYAALGVPDDHGGFAQFVVDGISAEQWRRIGPLPRQHGILAAMLHKDGPERLADVRKDPRFEGWPAAHPEMSDFLGLPVRDGEEILGALFLANKKSAPGGRHGFTDEDEELLSLLAQHAAIALTNARLYERSRELTIAEERSRLAHELHDAVSQKLFSLRLTAQAAAALVDRDPDRAKDELQQVAVLAAEAADELRAAVTELRPAALDEDGLIATLRTQVHVLDRAHTAHVTFTCDGVRALPATQEEALLRVAQEALHNALRHSGADRVEVTLAKGPAGGAVLKVVDSGKGFDPQAVRSAGRHLGLVSMRDRASGVGGRLTVHSEPGKGTTIEMEVPGG, encoded by the coding sequence GTGTACGGCGGCCCCCGCAGCGGCCTGGCCGCCGTCAGCACCGCGCTGCTCGCCATGAGCCGCCGCCTGGAGGTCCGCGACGTCCTGCGCACGATCGTCGTCTCCGCCCGCGAGCTCCTGGACGCCGAGTACGCGGCCCTGGGCGTCCCGGACGACCACGGCGGCTTCGCCCAGTTCGTCGTGGACGGCATCAGCGCCGAGCAGTGGCGCCGCATCGGCCCGCTGCCGCGCCAGCACGGCATCCTCGCCGCGATGCTCCACAAGGACGGCCCCGAGCGGCTGGCCGACGTACGCAAGGACCCGCGCTTCGAGGGCTGGCCCGCGGCCCACCCCGAGATGTCCGACTTCCTGGGCCTGCCCGTCCGGGACGGCGAGGAGATCCTCGGCGCCCTGTTCCTCGCCAACAAGAAGAGCGCCCCGGGCGGCAGGCACGGCTTCACCGACGAGGACGAGGAGCTCCTCTCCCTCCTCGCCCAGCACGCCGCGATCGCCCTCACCAACGCCCGGCTCTACGAGCGCAGCCGCGAGCTCACCATCGCCGAAGAACGCTCCCGGCTCGCCCACGAGCTGCACGACGCCGTCAGCCAGAAGCTCTTCTCGCTGCGCCTCACCGCCCAGGCCGCCGCCGCCCTCGTGGACCGGGATCCGGACCGGGCCAAGGACGAGCTCCAGCAGGTCGCCGTACTGGCCGCGGAGGCCGCCGACGAGCTGCGCGCCGCCGTGACCGAGCTGCGCCCGGCCGCCCTGGACGAGGACGGCCTGATCGCGACCCTGCGCACCCAGGTCCACGTACTCGACCGCGCCCACACCGCGCACGTCACCTTCACCTGTGACGGCGTACGGGCCCTCCCCGCGACCCAGGAGGAGGCGCTCCTGCGGGTCGCCCAGGAGGCGCTCCACAACGCCCTGCGCCACTCGGGGGCGGACCGGGTCGAGGTCACACTGGCGAAGGGCCCCGCCGGGGGAGCGGTCCTCAAGGTCGTCGACTCGGGCAAGGGCTTCGACCCCCAGGCCGTCCGCAGCGCCGGCCGCCACCTGGGCCTGGTCTCCATGCGGGACCGCGCGAGCGGTGTCGGGGGCCGGCTCACCGTGCACTCGGAGCCCGGCAAGGGCACCACGATCGAGATGGAGGTCCCCGGTGGCTGA
- a CDS encoding SDR family NAD(P)-dependent oxidoreductase: protein MSVAIVTGASRGLGRALAGELAARGWDLVLSGRGAAALEEAAAGLERAGGETGGRAGRVVAVAGDVSSGEHRAALLASARELGGLDLLVNNAGVLGAEPLVPLAVHPLDGLREAFEVNVVGPLGLLQEGLALLRASAAGAVLNISSDAAVVPYATWGAYGATKAAGDLLSAVLAVEEPGLRVWWADPGSMRTRMMAAAEPGEDLAGLPAPEEVAPVLLRLVADGLPSGRYTAEGLAAGAGR from the coding sequence ATGTCGGTGGCGATCGTGACGGGGGCGTCGAGGGGACTGGGCCGGGCGCTGGCCGGGGAGCTGGCGGCACGGGGCTGGGACCTGGTGCTGAGTGGGCGGGGCGCGGCGGCGCTGGAGGAGGCGGCGGCCGGGCTGGAGCGGGCGGGAGGGGAGACGGGCGGGAGGGCGGGGAGGGTCGTGGCGGTGGCGGGGGACGTGTCCTCGGGGGAGCACCGGGCGGCGCTGCTGGCGTCGGCGCGGGAGCTGGGCGGGCTGGACCTGCTGGTGAACAACGCGGGGGTGCTGGGGGCGGAGCCGCTGGTGCCGCTGGCGGTCCATCCGCTGGACGGGCTGCGCGAGGCCTTCGAGGTGAATGTGGTCGGGCCGCTGGGGCTCCTCCAGGAGGGGCTGGCGCTGCTGCGGGCCTCGGCGGCCGGGGCGGTGCTGAACATCAGCTCGGACGCCGCGGTGGTTCCGTACGCCACGTGGGGTGCGTACGGGGCCACCAAGGCGGCCGGGGACCTGCTGTCGGCGGTGCTGGCGGTGGAGGAGCCGGGGCTGCGGGTGTGGTGGGCGGACCCGGGTTCGATGCGGACGCGGATGATGGCGGCGGCCGAGCCCGGGGAGGACCTGGCGGGGCTGCCGGCGCCCGAGGAGGTGGCGCCGGTGCTGCTGCGGCTGGTGGCGGACGGGCTGCCGAGCGGGCGGTACACGGCCGAGGGGCTGGCGGCGGGGGCGGGGCGGTGA
- a CDS encoding S-adenosylmethionine:tRNA ribosyltransferase-isomerase, producing MPPDLLARVPAEQRGPGLGRDAVRLLVSRGSTEVSLHAFRELPELLRAGDVLVVNTSATLAAAVDARLGGEAVVVHFSTRGDRGYPRTESGGGRWSVELRTPAGGGTTGPRAGGPAGSVAQLPGGHRLVLEEPLAAGADRLWWARPSTDDVPGLLRAYGRPIRYAYTERDQPLSAYQTVFAVPQADGAGSAEMPSAGRPFTAELVARLVSRGVQFAPLTLHTGVASQEAHEPPYPERYEVPAATAWLVNAARATGGRVIAVGTTAVRALESAADPRGVVRPAAGWTDLVVTPERGVRVVEGLLTGLHEPEASHLLMLEAVAGRAAVQLGYAEAVARLCLWHEFGDVHLLLRDDSRH from the coding sequence ATTCCGCCGGACCTTCTGGCCCGGGTGCCGGCCGAGCAGCGCGGGCCGGGTCTGGGCCGGGACGCGGTGCGGCTGCTGGTCTCACGGGGCAGTACGGAGGTGTCGCTGCACGCCTTCCGGGAACTGCCGGAGCTGCTGCGCGCCGGGGACGTGCTGGTGGTCAACACCTCGGCCACGCTCGCGGCCGCCGTGGACGCCCGGCTGGGCGGCGAGGCGGTGGTGGTGCACTTCTCGACCCGGGGCGACCGGGGGTACCCCCGGACGGAGTCCGGGGGAGGACGGTGGTCCGTGGAGCTGCGGACCCCGGCCGGCGGGGGCACGACCGGGCCGCGCGCCGGGGGCCCGGCCGGGTCGGTGGCGCAGCTGCCGGGCGGGCACCGCCTCGTACTGGAGGAGCCCCTCGCGGCGGGGGCGGACCGGCTGTGGTGGGCGCGGCCCTCGACGGACGACGTTCCCGGCCTGCTGCGGGCGTACGGGCGGCCGATCCGGTACGCCTACACGGAACGGGACCAGCCGCTGTCGGCGTACCAGACGGTGTTCGCCGTGCCGCAGGCCGACGGGGCGGGGTCGGCGGAGATGCCGAGCGCCGGCCGGCCCTTCACCGCGGAGCTGGTGGCGCGGCTAGTGAGCCGGGGGGTGCAGTTCGCGCCGCTGACCCTGCACACGGGCGTGGCCTCGCAGGAGGCTCACGAGCCGCCGTACCCGGAGCGGTACGAGGTGCCGGCGGCCACGGCGTGGCTGGTGAACGCCGCCCGGGCGACGGGCGGGCGGGTGATCGCGGTGGGGACCACGGCGGTACGGGCCCTGGAGTCCGCCGCGGACCCGCGGGGGGTGGTGCGCCCGGCCGCCGGCTGGACGGACCTGGTGGTGACGCCGGAGCGCGGGGTGCGGGTGGTGGAGGGGCTGCTGACCGGGCTGCACGAGCCGGAGGCGTCCCATCTGCTGATGCTGGAGGCGGTCGCGGGGCGTGCGGCCGTACAGCTCGGGTACGCGGAGGCGGTGGCCCGTCTCTGCCTCTGGCACGAGTTCGGGGACGTCCACCTCCTCCTCAGGGATGACAGCCGTCACTGA
- a CDS encoding transglycosylase SLT domain-containing protein translates to MSASRTPGHSRLTKAHKLSIAGAATLSAAAVAFSLVPAGAAEAETISAAPVAWSQAVNGAQTKALYGHLSTQHVIADANAKAVAAKAKAKADADAKAKAAAKAKAEAAAKKDRAQKATASRSAARTPVFANNLDGWIKEALFIMKKEGIPGTYAGIHKNIMRESSGNPMAINNWDINAQNGIPSKGLLQVIYPTFKTYHVKGTKFDQYDPVANIVAACNYAADRYGSMDNVNSAY, encoded by the coding sequence ATGTCTGCTTCCCGCACCCCCGGTCACAGTCGTCTGACGAAGGCACACAAGCTGTCCATCGCCGGTGCCGCCACGCTGAGCGCCGCCGCCGTCGCCTTCTCCCTCGTCCCGGCCGGTGCCGCGGAGGCCGAGACCATCTCCGCCGCCCCCGTCGCCTGGTCCCAGGCCGTGAACGGCGCGCAGACGAAGGCGCTGTACGGCCACCTCTCCACGCAGCACGTCATCGCCGACGCGAACGCCAAGGCCGTCGCCGCCAAGGCCAAGGCCAAGGCCGACGCCGACGCCAAGGCCAAGGCCGCCGCCAAGGCCAAGGCCGAGGCCGCCGCGAAGAAGGACCGCGCGCAGAAGGCGACCGCGAGCCGCTCCGCCGCCCGCACCCCCGTCTTCGCGAACAACCTGGACGGCTGGATCAAGGAAGCCCTCTTCATCATGAAGAAGGAGGGCATTCCGGGCACCTACGCCGGAATCCACAAGAACATCATGCGCGAGTCCAGCGGCAACCCGATGGCGATCAACAACTGGGACATCAACGCCCAGAACGGCATCCCCAGCAAGGGTCTGCTCCAGGTCATCTACCCGACCTTCAAGACGTACCACGTCAAGGGCACCAAGTTCGACCAGTACGACCCGGTCGCCAACATCGTCGCCGCCTGCAACTACGCGGCCGACCGCTACGGCTCGATGGACAACGTCAACAGCGCCTACTAG
- a CDS encoding ABC transporter ATP-binding protein/permease: protein MPELVLELNGRTWTLDPSRSYSLGRDPQGDVVIDDARVSWRHATISWNGRGWGIEDHGSTNGTYVHGARVQQAELVPGTPVHLGNATDGPRLNPVGAAAPQPAVAQQAQQAQAYAQPQAPAYQAPQQQPQQQAWEQPQHAQQAQQAPHFPHQQGGGPAAARPAQGAAHHGGDRSPTTFHQLSLGHVMRIGRALENELVVSDLQVSRHHAEFRSMPGGRFEIHDLGSHNGTYVNGQPLAKSGTALLGPNDIVGVGHSTFRIVGDRLEEFVDTGEVSFSARHLTVTVDGGKQILKDVTFGVPEKSLIGVIGPSGSGKSTLLKALTGYRPANEGDVLYDNRNLYKQFAELRQRIGLVPQDDILHKELRVSTALKYAAKLRFPGDTAASEREARIDEVLRELKLDIHKDKKITALSGGQRKRVSVALELLTKPSLIFLDEPTSGLDPGMDRDVMQLLRGLADDGRTVLVVTHSVAELSLCDKLLVMAPGGSVAYFGPPDEALNFFGYTTWADVFSAFENYRDYDWAGRWKGSQHYQLYAADLDAVAPQAVAMPPQQMMPPKAQGWGDQLWTLIRRYVSVIASDKGFMALMLILPAVLGVVSTVIPATFGLAPPKPPSRFNGDAGTIMLILCVGMCFSGAANSVRELIKERVIYERERATGLSRSAYLMSKVIVLGFITAVQGVVICAIGFTPRDLPTEGLLMPPAVELCLSVTALGFTSMMFGLVISSLVKTAEKTMPLLVMFAIIQVVFTGILFQVYDSPGLEQFAWLMPSRWAVAAAGTTLNLGVLMPPWDQQNPTNTDPLWEHTVGQWSVDIIILLLLGIACGFAVQRLLRRHEPEVMRAGK from the coding sequence GTGCCGGAACTCGTACTGGAATTGAATGGAAGGACCTGGACGCTCGATCCGTCCAGGTCGTACTCGCTGGGGCGCGACCCCCAGGGAGACGTGGTGATCGATGACGCCCGGGTGTCCTGGCGTCACGCCACCATCAGCTGGAACGGCCGTGGTTGGGGAATCGAGGACCACGGCAGCACCAACGGCACCTACGTGCACGGGGCCCGGGTGCAGCAGGCCGAACTCGTGCCCGGCACGCCGGTCCACCTGGGCAACGCCACCGACGGCCCGCGGCTGAATCCTGTCGGTGCCGCGGCGCCCCAGCCGGCCGTGGCCCAGCAGGCCCAGCAGGCCCAGGCGTACGCCCAGCCGCAGGCGCCCGCCTACCAGGCGCCGCAGCAGCAGCCTCAGCAGCAGGCCTGGGAACAGCCGCAGCACGCGCAGCAGGCGCAGCAGGCGCCGCACTTCCCGCACCAGCAGGGCGGCGGCCCCGCCGCGGCCCGCCCGGCGCAGGGTGCCGCGCACCACGGGGGCGACCGCAGCCCGACGACGTTCCACCAGCTGTCGCTGGGTCACGTCATGCGGATCGGCCGTGCGCTGGAGAACGAACTGGTGGTCTCCGACCTCCAGGTCTCGCGCCACCACGCCGAGTTCCGCTCGATGCCCGGCGGCCGGTTCGAGATCCACGACCTCGGCAGCCACAACGGCACCTACGTCAACGGCCAGCCGCTGGCCAAGTCCGGTACCGCGCTGCTCGGTCCGAACGACATCGTCGGCGTCGGCCACTCGACGTTCCGGATCGTCGGCGACCGCCTCGAGGAGTTCGTCGACACCGGCGAGGTCTCCTTCTCGGCCCGCCACCTCACGGTCACGGTCGACGGCGGCAAGCAGATCCTCAAGGACGTCACCTTCGGCGTGCCGGAGAAGTCGCTCATCGGCGTCATCGGCCCGTCCGGTTCCGGAAAGTCGACGCTGCTCAAGGCGCTGACCGGCTACCGGCCCGCCAACGAGGGCGACGTCCTCTACGACAACCGCAACCTGTACAAGCAGTTCGCGGAGCTCCGCCAGCGCATCGGCCTGGTCCCGCAGGACGACATCCTGCACAAGGAGCTGAGGGTCAGCACGGCCCTCAAGTACGCGGCCAAGCTCCGCTTCCCCGGCGACACCGCCGCGTCCGAGCGCGAAGCCCGCATCGACGAGGTCCTGCGCGAGCTCAAGCTCGACATCCACAAGGACAAGAAGATCACCGCGCTCTCCGGTGGTCAGCGCAAGCGCGTGTCCGTGGCCCTGGAGCTGCTCACCAAGCCCTCGCTGATCTTCCTGGACGAGCCGACCTCCGGCCTCGACCCGGGCATGGACCGCGACGTCATGCAGCTGCTGCGCGGCCTCGCCGACGACGGCCGCACGGTCCTCGTCGTCACCCACTCCGTCGCCGAGCTGTCGCTCTGCGACAAGCTGCTGGTCATGGCTCCGGGCGGCTCGGTCGCGTACTTCGGCCCGCCGGACGAGGCGCTGAACTTCTTCGGCTACACCACGTGGGCGGACGTCTTCTCGGCGTTCGAGAACTACCGCGACTACGACTGGGCCGGCCGCTGGAAGGGCTCGCAGCACTACCAGCTGTACGCCGCCGACCTCGACGCGGTCGCGCCGCAGGCCGTCGCGATGCCGCCGCAGCAGATGATGCCGCCGAAGGCACAGGGCTGGGGCGACCAGCTGTGGACCCTGATCCGCCGCTACGTCTCGGTGATCGCGTCCGACAAGGGCTTCATGGCCCTGATGCTGATCCTGCCCGCGGTCCTCGGCGTGGTCTCGACGGTCATCCCGGCGACCTTCGGCCTCGCGCCGCCGAAGCCGCCGTCCCGGTTCAACGGCGACGCCGGCACGATCATGCTGATCCTCTGTGTCGGCATGTGCTTCTCGGGCGCCGCGAACTCGGTCCGTGAGCTGATCAAGGAACGGGTCATCTACGAGCGCGAGCGCGCCACCGGTCTGTCCCGGTCGGCGTACCTCATGTCGAAGGTGATCGTCCTCGGCTTCATCACGGCCGTCCAGGGCGTGGTCATCTGCGCCATCGGCTTCACCCCGCGCGACCTGCCCACCGAGGGCCTGCTCATGCCCCCGGCCGTCGAGCTCTGCCTCTCGGTCACCGCGCTCGGCTTCACTTCGATGATGTTCGGCCTGGTGATCTCCTCGCTGGTGAAGACCGCCGAGAAGACGATGCCGCTGCTGGTCATGTTCGCGATCATCCAGGTCGTCTTCACCGGCATCCTCTTCCAGGTGTACGACTCCCCGGGCCTGGAGCAGTTCGCCTGGCTGATGCCGTCCCGCTGGGCCGTCGCCGCCGCCGGCACCACGCTGAACCTCGGCGTGCTCATGCCGCCGTGGGACCAGCAGAACCCGACCAACACCGACCCGCTGTGGGAGCACACGGTCGGCCAGTGGAGCGTGGACATCATCATCCTGCTGCTCCTCGGCATCGCCTGCGGCTTCGCGGTGCAGCGCCTGCTGCGCCGTCACGAGCCGGAGGTCATGCGCGCCGGCAAGTAG